From Oryza sativa Japonica Group chromosome 4, ASM3414082v1, one genomic window encodes:
- the LOC4335374 gene encoding flowering-promoting factor 1-like protein 4 gives MAGVWVFEDGMVRRADSEAPSRGRGVGGGGGGGKVLVHVPSSEVVTSYEVLERRLRELGWERYLNDPCLLQFHQRSTVHLISVPRDFSRLKLVHMYDVVVKTRNVFEVRDAATTASPP, from the coding sequence atggcaGGGGTGTGGGTGTTTGAGGATGGGATGGTGAGGAGGGCAGATAGCGAGGCGCCGTCGAGAGGGCGCGGTgtcggtggtggaggtgggggagggAAGGTGCTTGTGCACGTGCCGAGCAGCGAGGTGGTGACGAGCTACGAGGTTCTGGAGAGGCGGCTGCGGGAGCTCGGGTGGGAGAGGTACCTCAACGACCCGTGCCTCCTCCAGTTCCACCAGCGCTCCACCGTCCACCTCATCTCCGTGCCCCGCGACTTCTCCCGCCTCAAGCTCGTCCACATGTACGACGTCGTCGTCAAGACCCGCAACGTCTTCGAGGTCCGTGACGCCGCCACCACTGCTTCCCCGCCATGA
- the LOC4335373 gene encoding uncharacterized protein: MASSGKEHRRGVPRPPPLSLYIEREQGEVIMAGQALATTRMLQQVATSSSGKKRILSKQLSMKETTREVKWEKRRRQIHRQRSSMALQDVEEEASANMFAATTDSEMGSSTERVPKRLTDGDLDELRGSMELGFGFDEENGGQNLCDTLPALDLYFAVNRQLSEPKMRLSTSSLPSPTSATSSSSTLGGTSNPGSPVAPSSFMDSWKICSPGDNPQLVKTRLRHWAQVVACSVKHSS; the protein is encoded by the exons ATGGCAAGCAGCGGCAAGGAGCACCGGCGAGGTGTTCCACGCCCACCGCCGTTGTCGCTCTACATCGAGAGGGAGCAAGGTGAGGTCATCATGGCTGGTCAGGCGctggcgacgacgaggatgctCCAGCAGGTCGCCACCAGCAGCAGTGGCAAGAAGAGGATACTGTCCAAGCAGCTGTCCATGAAGGAGACAACCCGGGAGGTCAAGTGGGAGAAGCGGCGCAGGCAGATACACCGGCAGAGGAGCAGCATGGCCCTTCAGGATGTTGAGGAAGAAGCGAGTGCCAACATGTTCGCCGCCACCACTGACAGCGAAATGGGCTCCAGCACCGAGCGGGTGCCCAAGAGGCTGACCGATGGAGACCTCGATGAGCTGAGGGGATCCATGGAGCTTGGCTTTGGATTCGACGAGGAGAATGGTGGGCAGAACCTCTGTGACACGCTCCCTGCCCTCGACCTCTACTTCGCCGTCAACCGGCAGCTCTCGGAGCCCAAGATGCGTTTGTCCACTAGCTCCTTGCCATCACCGACATCAGCGACGTCGTCCTCCTCTACCCTCGGTGGCACATCGAACCCGGGTAGCCCCGTCGCACCTTCTTCTTTCATGGACTCGTGGAAGATTTGCAGTCcag GTGACAACCCTCAGCTTGTGAAGACAAGGCTTAGGCACTGGGCTCAAGTAGTGGCCTGTTCAGTGAAACACTCCAGCTGA